GATGTCTTTAAATATGGGAACTTGAAAACATTGCGAGTTTAAAGCAGTAGTTGTGCTTTGAGctggtttggggaaaaaaaagtaacaCTGGCTGTCAAAGTAGCATGTTCAAAAATATTTAGTTCACTCCAAAATGTTATACAAATTATGGTGATTTCTATGCACCCCTAAAACGTTTAGTCATTTAGCTCAGGTACATAACTAAGGTAATATATTAATTCTTCCAATACAGTGGTGTATCATACCAATGACATTTGCCTACATTAGAATTTTGAAAGAAACTCCTCTGTAATATTCACAATGCTTTGAAGCATTCAAAAGGCAAGTAGCTGTCCAACTTTTCTGAGATATTATTAGATTTGCAAACATTCCACCTACAAAAGTTTAAGATCAAGTTTTGATTACTCCGCCCTCCACATAAAGCACATTTTCtcataaataaatgaaatccTTTCACTCAGGCACCTCAGAAGTATATAAAAGTGTTGTAGTCTTAACAGTTTTCTTGGAATGTGTTTCACCTGGTGTTTCCAACAATGCTAAGATTTCCATTGTTCCATATGGGCCAGATTTTATTTGGTTTATTCAGAGGCAAAAAACTGCCTTGAGAGGTGAACTCAGTCTTTTCCAATAGAAAAAGTGTACACTGTATTCATCTTTTgtagaaacagaaaaatataacatttccccccttagtatagttagtgtgtgtgtgagagagagagtgtaaagtaacattttaaacacacaatttAAGGTTCCATAGTATGTACTCAAATAAGTCTGGAAACCAGTATGAAACCCTATAATTCACATGTTAATGTTGAAACTGTAACCAAAATCTGAAGTAACTACTATAGCTGTCAGAAAGACAAGACAAAAAGCTTTCTTGCGTACATATAACTAAACGTGGTAATCTCCAAAAAGTTGTCAAAATTATAATTAATTACCTTCCAGTTTAAAAACttttattctaaataaaaaaaactatacaCAAACCACTGATTTGACCAAACCAAAAAGTCAGCGGTAAGCAGGACCTGAAGGAGCTGGTATTCACAGTTCTTAACATGTATGGCTCTTTCAGGGTTCGATCCATGGAGCAGTTTATTTTACAACCTGCTTCTCTTGTAAAACTAAAGGTCCACTTTATTACATAAAATTATTTATACAGTGTAAAACCAGAGCCTTATGGAAAATACTGCATCTAAGTGTATTTAAGTTATTAGTCTTGCTCCATAGGTTCTTCTGCAGCTTCTGTGGCTTCATCGCTGTTTTCCATAGGGGTCTCTGATGATGTTTCAGGAGTTTCACTGGCATATGATCCTAATTCTTCAGTTTCATTGCAGTCAGCTCCCCTAATGAGAGATCCACTATTTTCACTGTCTTCAGAACATAAAACCTTCTCTGCTTGAGACTGGTCAGATTCCTCCATTTGATTATTCTCCTCTGAGATCTCTTCATTCACAGTTAAGTATTCAGTGTCTTTTTCTTGATCTTTTCTTTCTGGAGAAACATCTCTTGGGGACATGAAGGACTCTGAAAACATTTACATTCATGACTTAGTATTAACAGTACATTCTTTTTAAACAAGTCAACAATAGTATTAAGTTAGTTTGAATACCCAAACATTTATACTAGGGAATGGATTTATTTAGAAATATAAAAATGCATTACTCTATTTTTCCTCTATAGAAAAAGTGAGTTGATGTAAATTTTAAACTCTGAACCACCTTAAAAACACTAAAGTTACCAACTTCCACACCACCatattatatacaggatttacaatATAAATATGAATGTAGTCGGACACCATTAAACCTTGTGACTTTATACAGAGAAGCTTTTAAGCAATGAATGGGGCTTTTCTTACTTCTTAACATTTCCATATCTTTTTCCAAGAGTAGCCACTCTTCTTGATATGAGTTGTGAAAACACAAAATTGTTCTGAACACAACGTGGACATCAAAATTCCACCCAGCAGGATATTTTACAAACTACGTTGCGAACCTTGAATGTAGGGAACCAGAGCGGAAGAGAGGAAGAGTCTGCAGATACAAATTCATGCCAGCCTCTTCTAGATATAATATGTATTTGTTTACCCTACACTAGTGCCAGCTTCAGGGCCTTCTGGATAGTACTCCGCATTAGAACTCACAAGGCTGTTAGGTTTTTGACTTGCTACCCTGGCACTGTTTGAGTTACAAATTGCTGTGTGATGCTCAGCTTCAAGGACAAGAATCACCTTACGTTCACTTTGCTGTAATTTAGGAATAACACCGACTGTCAAGTGTAGTCCCCGCCCCATTCAGGCGTCCTCAAGAGAAGGAAGGTCCCAAAGTAGATCTAGACACAACCTAGAGGATTCCCAGTCCCTAGAAAAACATTACACATATATGGATAAATCTGAAATACCTTCTTCCTCTGTACAATGCTGTCTGGTACAGCTAGTATCTTTTTCTTTATCCTGAGGTGTAGAAGATGTTTCAGTCTCTTCTGTCATGACCGAAGAGACTTCACTGGGGGCAGTTTGGTTAGATGTCTCTCTTGCTTCCCCTTCTTTGTCAAATTTAAGTCTTTTTACCTCATGTCCCTCTGCTTCCACAGGGTCATCTTCAGGGTGCTTATTTTTTACAGGGCTGCCTTGAGGACCTTCTGATTCAGATGCTGGTGATTCACTGTAAGACCCAAAGAAGTTGCGCGTGAGTACCAAAACATATTCCATGTCTTGCCTCATTTCTTAAACTGCTCATCTGAGATCAACAGAGCAGCATATGGGAGAacattaggccaggtctacacgacgcgcgaaaatcgattttagatacgcaatttcagctacgagaatagcgtagctgaaatcgattatctaaaatcgatctactcacccgtcttcaccgcacgggatcgatgtgcgcggctacccatgtcgattccggaactccattggttttggtggagttccggaatcgatgtaagcgcgctcagggatcgatatatcgagtctagatgagacacgatatatcgatccccgagcaatcgattgtaacgcgccgatacggtgcgtcgtatagacgtggtcTTATTTGCAAGGTATTCTCCAGGAGAGATCCTACACTGTAGGACTCAATCTGCTCATTATTGGCTAAAGCCCAGATTTATTATAATTTCAGGCATGAGGTAAAGACCACTTTTTTTCCAGCATTTGGGAAGGAGTTGTATAATTGGGCTGATGTATGGTGGGTCTGGATTATGGTTTATGATGATTTGAGGAAAGGCAGATCTATAAGTAACAAGCatgtatgattttaaaatgtactggTTTTAGCTTACCATCCTGGCAGTAGTTAAATGTGGAAACTTAAGAGATCCCCTCAACTCAACGTTATTCATTTTTCAGTCACACTTTTTTACTAGATGTCCACACAATCAGAAAGGAGCTGGACTACTATAAATGTATAAAAACTCAGCAAATAAAGCTGAGTAACATGTTCAACTAGACAATTCTATTGGAGAGTCACAGCCCAATACAAATCTTCACTTTGCATATATTAGGTCAATAAATAAAAAGTAGCAAGTAGATATCTAATACAGATGAGTATTTACCACAATACTTTGGAAATGTCTTTACCAAAAGGGACATTTTACTTTAAAAGTATTTACAATATTGTAAACGTGAAGCATGAGAATAATGAAATATTCAATATGTATTACTCCACACAAACCTGtggtttttctcctccttttgctGCAAGTTTGATTCTTTATTCTCTGTGCTGTCGGGCAAACCGTTTGTTGTCATAGGAGTTGACAAGGAAACCTTCGGTCGATTTACTGGTCTGGGAGTTCCAGGACCATTTATATTAGATCTAAAAAatacaattcattttttaatcctttttgattaaacaattaaaatatactCTAGATTCAGAAACCTTGGAAAAGGAACATGCTACAATATTTTAATGTTCAAAGCTGAATTATTTAGCCCAAAATCCAGCATACATCCTATCATACAAAAAATCAGTAAAATTCACTTGTACACAAACTggattaaaaaatgattttaaagcaTCAGTGGCATTCTGTAATACCCTACTATAGCAGGGTGTCTGGGCCAGGTGCTTCCAAAACCACAAGATTTCTTCATCCTATCACACCCCCACCCAAGTACATGTTGCCTCTTGAAAATAAAACTGCTCAGCTTACCTCTCTGAATAACTTGGTGAGTTTCCTGGAAACATAACACCATTCATCCTGTTTAAGCTATTGGAATTATTTTTCCTAcgaaaaatcaaaaatattataCTTAGCAGTTTAAGGTTCCTTAGTTCAcagaaggagatttaaaaaaaatcttcttggTTAAAAGTAATTACAGATTACTAGATTTAAATATATTCCTATACACTGGGTTTATTTTTACAACCAAATTGACTTCAATATCCATTAAGTGAACTGTCATTTGCCTTTATTCCTTATACCCCAAATATCTTCCTTGACATCCTCTAATTTCCTTTAAATAATTTATCTTCAATGTGACTATATCCGTATTTAAAGTGAAGCGTATGCGTACctgtttgctggattggggctttagattttaaactctgtgggcAGGAACCGTGTCTACTGGCTATGTAAAATGTCATGCATGACTATGGGATAGATGCAAAAGATAAAACCACCACCACGAAGTTCGGCCTTCATTAAAGGTCAGTTTCCCCATTACACCACACCCTTTGGAGGACAATACTCTCCATACAGAATAGATGCTGATCCAGCAAGAATGCCTTCAGACCCTACACACACTGATCCCACTCAACATCCTTCAGATTCTGACATGTGATGAGTAGGGTTTTCACATGCCTGTGTAACATGTGCCATCCTTAACTGTTATGACGGGACACAGTACTGTCATTtttatacttagtcctgcttcactgcaggagactggactacatgacctatcaaggtcccttccaattctacatttctatgatttttacGGCCTCATCTTAAGATAATAGCATTACAAGAGCTTGTTTCTGTGCTTTACCTACATTCTTCAAATTAGAATGGTGACAGGGGGCCTTCTCGTAGTTGGGAAAGTAGCTTTTGCAGGCCCAGGAAGACAGACTGAGGTAGAAGAAAATTTGGCACTTCCTCTTCCAGACAACTCAACTGGCCCTACAGCCACTTTTCTGAagtctgtttttcctctttcataCAAGtgtagttttttctttttaattactcCCTTTCACTGCCCCATCATTGTCTCCAGATCCTGTACTTTACTTTTCAGTCTTCCAGGCACTCAGACGTAATCTAGTTTTATCTAAATAGATGGAACAGCACAGGATGTCATATGACCACTAAACTGCCTACTGTAGGACAACCCTACTAGTAGTGGGATGGGTGATGTGAGAATCCTCTCTTGAAATGAGTTGTGGAAGGCAGGAATCTATATTCCCTTTGGTTCAGTTCCACTGAGATTCTAATCTCTGAACCTTTCAACTTTTGCttcaatgtttgtttttcaagAGACCCAAACTAACCCCATATTTGTGCCCCCACTAAGCATCACTTTGTATGCCAAGTTGCTGTTCAGAGTGTATTTTTGCAAAAGGAATTAATTTCTGAAGAGGAAAAGTTTATTACAAAGACTGACAAAACATTAGTATAAGAGTGGGGCTGATGCAATTCTAACAAAGGCATTGTTTAATGCACTTGTGCATGGTTATGAATTAATAAACCGTGCTGTAAATTTTGGCTCAGAAGCTTGTTTTTCATCCCAAAGTTACTACACAGGTAGACCAGCAAGCAGTGTATGCCTGCAGGACATCACCTCTTTTGCCACACAAAGTTTGTGAGATTGTGAAGGGCATTTGTTTAACTCATTGACATGGAAGTTGAATTTTTGTAGTGCATGTCTTCTTGTTGGCAAGAGGATACACCATTTTTG
This genomic window from Chelonoidis abingdonii isolate Lonesome George chromosome 17, CheloAbing_2.0, whole genome shotgun sequence contains:
- the PPP4R2 gene encoding serine/threonine-protein phosphatase 4 regulatory subunit 2; amino-acid sequence: MIQWSQFKGYFIFKLEKVMDDFRTSAPEPRGPPNPNVEYIPFEEMKERILKIVTGFNGIPFTIQRLCELLTDPRRNYTGTDKFLRGVEKNVMVVSCVYPSSEKNNSNSLNRMNGVMFPGNSPSYSERSNINGPGTPRPVNRPKVSLSTPMTTNGLPDSTENKESNLQQKEEKNHSESPASESEGPQGSPVKNKHPEDDPVEAEGHEVKRLKFDKEGEARETSNQTAPSEVSSVMTEETETSSTPQDKEKDTSCTRQHCTEEEESFMSPRDVSPERKDQEKDTEYLTVNEEISEENNQMEESDQSQAEKVLCSEDSENSGSLIRGADCNETEELGSYASETPETSSETPMENSDEATEAAEEPMEQD